The Aeromicrobium yanjiei genome includes a region encoding these proteins:
- the recR gene encoding recombination mediator RecR yields the protein MYDGVVQDLIDELGQLPGIGPKSAQRIAFHLLDADPEDVRRFAATLVEVKAKVHFCSICGNVTVDTECRICADPRRDPSVLCVVEESKDVIAIERTREFRGRYHVLGGAISPIAGIGPDQLRIKELLGRLQDAVVTEVIIATDPNLEGEATATYLIRMLSTYGLRVSKLASGLPVGGDLEYADELTLGRAFEGRTTIG from the coding sequence ATGTATGACGGCGTGGTCCAGGACCTGATCGATGAGCTGGGGCAGCTGCCCGGCATCGGTCCCAAGAGTGCGCAGCGGATTGCGTTCCACCTTCTCGACGCAGACCCCGAGGACGTCCGCCGGTTCGCCGCGACCCTGGTCGAGGTGAAGGCGAAGGTCCACTTCTGCTCGATCTGCGGCAACGTCACGGTCGACACCGAGTGCCGGATCTGCGCCGACCCCCGCCGCGACCCCAGCGTGCTGTGCGTGGTCGAGGAGTCCAAGGACGTCATCGCGATCGAGCGCACGCGGGAGTTCCGCGGCCGCTACCACGTGCTGGGCGGTGCGATCTCGCCCATCGCGGGCATCGGCCCCGACCAGCTGCGCATCAAGGAGCTGCTCGGTCGGCTGCAGGACGCTGTGGTCACCGAGGTCATCATCGCGACCGATCCCAACCTCGAGGGCGAGGCCACCGCGACCTACCTGATCCGCATGCTCTCGACGTACGGCCTGCGGGTCAGCAAGCTCGCGAGCGGCCTGCCGGTGGGCGGCGACCTGGAGTACGCCGACGAGCTCACCCTCGGCCGGGCGTTCGAGGGTCGTACGACGATCGGCTGA
- a CDS encoding aspartate kinase: MGIVVQKYGGSSVADATSIKRVAQRIVATKKAGHDVVVVVSAMGDTTDELIELANEVSPLPPGRELDMLLTAGERISMAVLAMAIGNLGQEARSFTGSQAGVITDSEHGRAKIIDVTPGRIEAALGEGAIAIVAGFQGVSQTTKDITTLGRGGSDTTAVALAAALQADVCEIYTDVDGIFTADPRIVANARQIPRISYEEMLEMAANGAKILHLRCVEYARRNDMPIHVRSSFSDKVGTWVVRTEDVIPTGSTNEEGHMEQAIISGVAHDRSESKITVVGVPDKVGFAAAILQALADAQINIDMVVQNVSAAATALTDISFTLPRADGQTAMTALARLKDEVGYERLQYDDSVGKVSIVGAGMRSSPGITAKFFQSLADAGVNIEMISTSEIRISVIVMENQIDAAVNAAHTAFELGTDEVEAVVYGGTGR; the protein is encoded by the coding sequence GTGGGCATTGTCGTCCAGAAGTACGGCGGCTCCTCGGTTGCCGACGCAACCAGCATCAAGAGGGTCGCCCAACGCATCGTCGCGACCAAGAAGGCCGGTCACGACGTCGTCGTCGTCGTCTCGGCCATGGGCGACACCACCGATGAGCTCATCGAGCTCGCGAACGAGGTCTCGCCGCTGCCTCCCGGCCGCGAGCTCGACATGCTGCTGACCGCCGGCGAGCGCATCAGCATGGCGGTCCTCGCGATGGCGATCGGCAACCTCGGTCAGGAGGCGCGCTCGTTCACCGGCTCGCAGGCCGGCGTCATCACCGACTCCGAGCACGGCCGCGCCAAGATCATCGACGTCACCCCCGGCCGCATCGAGGCCGCCCTCGGCGAGGGCGCGATCGCGATCGTCGCGGGGTTCCAGGGCGTCTCACAGACGACCAAGGACATCACGACGCTCGGCCGCGGCGGCTCCGACACGACGGCGGTCGCGCTCGCGGCAGCGCTGCAGGCGGACGTCTGCGAGATCTACACCGACGTCGACGGCATCTTCACCGCCGATCCGCGCATCGTGGCCAACGCCCGGCAGATCCCCCGCATCTCGTACGAGGAGATGCTGGAGATGGCCGCCAACGGCGCCAAGATCCTGCACCTGCGGTGCGTCGAGTACGCCCGCCGCAACGACATGCCGATCCACGTCCGCTCGTCCTTCTCCGACAAGGTCGGCACGTGGGTCGTCAGGACCGAGGACGTCATCCCCACCGGCAGCACCAACGAAGAGGGCCACATGGAGCAAGCGATCATCTCCGGCGTCGCGCACGACCGCAGCGAGTCCAAGATCACCGTGGTCGGGGTGCCCGACAAGGTGGGCTTCGCCGCCGCGATCCTGCAGGCGCTCGCCGACGCCCAGATCAACATCGACATGGTCGTCCAGAACGTCTCCGCCGCCGCGACGGCCCTCACCGACATCTCGTTCACGCTGCCCCGTGCGGACGGCCAGACCGCGATGACCGCGCTGGCCCGGCTCAAGGACGAGGTCGGCTACGAGCGGCTGCAGTACGACGACAGCGTCGGCAAGGTCTCGATCGTCGGCGCCGGCATGCGGTCGTCACCGGGCATCACCGCGAAGTTCTTCCAGTCGCTGGCCGACGCCGGGGTCAACATCGAGATGATCTCGACCTCCGAGATCCGCATCTCGGTCATCGTGATGGAGAACCAGATCGATGCGGCCGTCAACGCCGCCCACACCGCGTTCGAGCTCGGCACCGACGAGGTCGAGGCCGTGGTCTACGGAGGTACCGGACGATGA
- a CDS encoding aspartate-semialdehyde dehydrogenase, with the protein MTTLAVVGATGQVGVAMRSILEQRDFPADRVRFFASARSAGKTLPFRGEEIVVEDAATADVSGIDVALFSAGATTSRVQVPRFAEAGAMVIDNSSAFRKDPEIPLIVSEVNPEDIQKAHRRIIANPNCTTMAAMPVLKPLHDEAGLVRLVISSYQAVSGSGIAGVRELHGQASAVIEKADELAYDGSAVGFPDPGVYVAPIAFNVLPMAGSVVDDGSFETDEEQKLRNESRKILHLPDLRVSGTCVRVPVFTGHSLSINAEFANDLSVARATELLGSAPGVRLVDVPTPLQAAGSDPSLVGRIRQDRSAPDERGLALFVSGDNLRKGAALNTIQIAELLV; encoded by the coding sequence ATGACCACGCTCGCCGTCGTCGGCGCCACCGGTCAGGTGGGCGTCGCCATGCGCTCGATCCTGGAGCAGCGTGACTTCCCGGCCGACCGGGTGCGCTTCTTCGCCTCCGCCCGCTCCGCCGGCAAGACCCTGCCGTTCCGGGGCGAGGAGATCGTCGTCGAGGACGCCGCGACCGCGGACGTCTCGGGCATCGACGTGGCCCTGTTCTCCGCGGGCGCCACGACGTCCCGCGTCCAGGTGCCCCGGTTCGCCGAGGCCGGCGCGATGGTCATCGACAACTCCTCGGCGTTCCGCAAGGATCCCGAGATCCCGCTGATCGTCAGCGAGGTCAACCCCGAGGACATCCAGAAGGCGCACCGCCGCATCATCGCCAACCCCAACTGCACGACGATGGCCGCGATGCCCGTCCTCAAGCCGCTGCACGACGAGGCCGGCCTGGTCCGGCTCGTGATCAGCAGCTACCAGGCGGTCTCCGGCTCCGGCATCGCCGGCGTCCGTGAGCTGCACGGCCAGGCGTCCGCGGTCATCGAGAAGGCCGACGAGCTCGCGTACGACGGCTCGGCGGTCGGCTTCCCCGATCCGGGCGTCTACGTCGCCCCGATCGCGTTCAACGTGCTGCCCATGGCCGGATCGGTCGTCGACGACGGATCGTTCGAGACGGACGAGGAGCAGAAGCTCCGCAACGAGAGCCGCAAGATCCTGCACCTGCCCGATCTGCGCGTCTCGGGCACCTGCGTACGCGTGCCGGTCTTCACGGGGCACTCGCTGTCGATCAACGCCGAGTTCGCGAACGACCTGTCGGTGGCCCGGGCGACCGAGCTGCTGGGCTCCGCACCGGGCGTCCGCCTCGTCGACGTGCCGACCCCGCTGCAGGCCGCCGGCTCCGATCCGAGCCTGGTCGGGCGGATCCGCCAGGACCGCAGCGCCCCGGATGAGCGCGGTCTGGCCCTGTTCGTCAGCGGCGACAACCTCCGCAAGGGAGCGGCGCTCAACACGATCCAGATCGCCGAGCTGCTGGTCTAG
- a CDS encoding acetoacetate--CoA ligase — MTEILWQPLLDGSSRVEQFMAALEPDRGRTFSGYEDLWQWSVDDPEAFWTALWQHVDLPADGDPSPALADASMPGASWFPHVRLNYAEAMLRLVDRADDDVVVVARSQSRDDVTLTAAGLRDQVARARAGLVREGVVAGDRVAAYSPNVPETLVLLLAAASLGAVFSSCAPEFGTQSVIDRWQQIEPTVVLAVDGYVYGDKAIDRRAEVEAIRAALPSVRTLVWLPYLDPASAAPDGAVTWADLTDRPGPLEFVRVPFGTPLYVLFSSGTTGLPKPIVHGHGGITLEHVKALELHHDLGADDRFFWFSTTGWMMWNLLVSGLAVGSTIVMFDGNPAYPDLGATWRMADELGITYFGTSAPFLLQCRKEGVVPQDLADLSRLRGVGSTGAPLPAEGFRWVYEAVSPTAQLASISGGTDVCSGFVGASPIVPVYAGEISCRMLGSAVESYDEDGEPVVGSLGELVITGPMPSMPVGFWGDDDGSRYRAAYFEDIPGVWRHGDWITITDRGTCTITGRSDATLNRGGVRLGTSEFYSVVESLPEVADSLVVHLEDDEGGAGTLILFVALAAGGTLDDALTRRIATELRTRLSPRHVPDVVRQVPLLPRTLSGKKLEVPVKKILRGAAIEDAAAKGALTDPSALDVFVDVRAELTRGR, encoded by the coding sequence GTGACCGAGATCCTCTGGCAGCCGCTTCTCGACGGCTCGTCCCGCGTCGAGCAGTTCATGGCCGCTCTCGAGCCGGACCGCGGGCGGACGTTCAGCGGCTACGAAGACCTGTGGCAGTGGTCCGTGGACGACCCTGAGGCGTTCTGGACGGCCCTGTGGCAGCACGTCGACCTGCCGGCCGACGGTGACCCCTCCCCCGCCCTCGCCGACGCCTCGATGCCCGGCGCCAGCTGGTTCCCGCACGTCCGGCTCAACTACGCCGAGGCCATGCTGCGGCTGGTCGACCGCGCGGACGACGACGTCGTGGTGGTCGCCCGCTCCCAGAGCCGCGACGACGTCACCCTGACGGCGGCCGGTCTGCGCGACCAGGTGGCGCGGGCCCGCGCGGGCCTCGTCCGCGAGGGAGTCGTCGCGGGTGACCGCGTCGCGGCGTACTCGCCCAACGTCCCCGAGACGCTGGTGCTGCTGCTGGCGGCTGCAAGCCTGGGCGCGGTCTTCTCCTCCTGCGCCCCCGAGTTCGGCACGCAGAGCGTGATCGACCGGTGGCAGCAGATCGAGCCCACGGTCGTCCTGGCGGTCGACGGCTACGTCTACGGCGACAAGGCGATCGACCGCCGCGCCGAGGTCGAGGCCATCCGCGCGGCGCTGCCGAGCGTCCGCACGCTGGTGTGGCTGCCCTATCTCGACCCGGCGTCGGCTGCGCCCGACGGCGCCGTCACGTGGGCCGACCTCACCGACCGCCCCGGACCGCTCGAGTTCGTCCGGGTGCCGTTCGGCACCCCGCTGTACGTGCTGTTCTCCTCCGGCACGACAGGTCTGCCCAAGCCCATCGTGCACGGCCACGGCGGCATCACGCTCGAGCACGTCAAGGCCCTCGAGCTGCACCACGACCTGGGCGCGGACGACCGCTTCTTCTGGTTCTCCACGACCGGCTGGATGATGTGGAACCTCCTCGTCTCGGGCCTCGCCGTGGGGTCGACGATCGTGATGTTCGATGGCAACCCCGCGTACCCCGACCTCGGCGCAACGTGGCGCATGGCCGACGAGCTCGGCATCACCTACTTCGGCACCAGCGCGCCGTTCCTGCTGCAGTGCCGCAAGGAGGGCGTCGTGCCGCAGGATCTCGCCGACCTGTCCCGCCTGCGCGGGGTGGGCTCCACCGGCGCCCCCTTGCCCGCCGAGGGCTTCCGCTGGGTCTACGAGGCCGTCAGCCCCACCGCACAGCTCGCCTCGATCTCCGGCGGCACGGACGTGTGCTCGGGCTTCGTGGGCGCCTCGCCCATCGTCCCGGTGTACGCCGGGGAGATCTCCTGCCGCATGCTCGGCAGCGCCGTCGAGTCGTACGACGAGGACGGCGAGCCGGTCGTCGGCTCGCTCGGCGAGCTGGTCATCACCGGTCCGATGCCCTCGATGCCCGTGGGCTTCTGGGGCGACGACGACGGCTCGCGCTACCGGGCGGCGTACTTCGAGGACATCCCCGGGGTCTGGCGCCACGGCGACTGGATCACGATCACCGACCGCGGCACCTGCACGATCACGGGCCGCAGCGACGCGACGCTCAACCGCGGCGGGGTGCGGCTCGGGACCTCGGAGTTCTACTCGGTCGTCGAGTCGCTGCCCGAGGTCGCCGACAGCCTCGTGGTGCACCTCGAGGACGACGAGGGCGGGGCGGGGACGTTGATCCTGTTCGTCGCGCTGGCCGCTGGAGGCACGTTGGACGACGCGTTGACCCGGCGGATCGCGACCGAGCTGCGGACCCGCCTGTCACCCCGCCACGTGCCTGACGTGGTGCGGCAGGTGCCGCTGCTCCCCCGCACCCTGTCGGGCAAGAAGCTCGAGGTGCCGGTCAAGAAGATCCTGCGCGGAGCCGCGATCGAGGACGCCGCCGCCAAGGGCGCCCTCACGGACCCGTCGGCACTCGACGTGTTCGTCGACGTCCGCGCCGAGCTGACGCGCGGGCGCTAG
- a CDS encoding metallophosphoesterase has product MRPVLWPVAAAAAGLAYAVAETRAFTVRHVTVPVLAPGSAPLRVLHLSDTHMTPRQQRKQQWLRELAALEPDLVVNTGDNLAHFDAVPSVLDAYGDLLDLPGVFVFGSNDYFSPVRKSPTGYLTGGTGAGTRGAWERERDLPFERLRAAFTARGWTDLDNRHGELEVAGRRLAFVGVDDPHLNYDVLDDEPADASADLAIGVAHAPYLRVLDRWNALGYPLILAGHTHGGQLRVPFYGALVTNCDLDRARARGLHRHHTPGNEPSWLHVSAGIGTSPFTPVRFSCRPEATLLTLTGIDSSGPRR; this is encoded by the coding sequence ATGCGTCCTGTCCTTTGGCCAGTCGCCGCAGCAGCGGCCGGGCTGGCGTACGCCGTGGCCGAGACCCGTGCGTTCACGGTCCGCCACGTGACCGTGCCCGTGCTCGCTCCCGGATCCGCCCCGCTGCGCGTGCTGCACCTGTCCGACACCCACATGACCCCTCGCCAGCAGCGCAAGCAGCAGTGGCTGCGCGAGCTCGCGGCCCTCGAGCCGGACCTCGTGGTCAACACCGGCGACAATCTCGCGCACTTCGACGCGGTGCCGTCGGTCCTCGACGCGTACGGCGACCTGCTCGACCTGCCGGGCGTGTTCGTGTTCGGCTCGAACGACTACTTCTCCCCCGTCCGCAAGAGCCCGACCGGCTATCTGACCGGTGGGACGGGTGCGGGCACCAGGGGCGCGTGGGAGCGCGAGCGGGATCTGCCCTTCGAGAGGCTGCGCGCCGCGTTCACCGCCCGCGGGTGGACCGATCTCGACAACCGGCACGGGGAGCTCGAGGTCGCCGGACGACGCCTGGCCTTCGTCGGCGTGGACGATCCGCACCTCAACTACGACGTCCTCGACGACGAGCCGGCCGACGCGTCGGCCGATCTCGCGATCGGGGTGGCCCACGCGCCGTACCTGCGAGTCCTTGATCGCTGGAACGCACTCGGCTACCCGCTGATCCTCGCCGGGCACACCCACGGCGGGCAGCTTCGGGTGCCGTTCTACGGCGCCCTGGTGACCAACTGCGACCTCGATCGTGCCCGCGCGAGAGGGCTTCACCGCCACCACACCCCCGGCAACGAACCGTCCTGGCTGCACGTCTCGGCGGGCATCGGGACCTCCCCGTTCACCCCCGTCCGGTTCTCGTGCCGCCCCGAGGCAACACTGCTCACCCTCACTGGGATAGACTCGTCCGGTCCCCGCAGGTAG
- a CDS encoding GatB/YqeY domain-containing protein codes for MSALKDQLHTDLTTSMKARDALRTSTLRMVLTAITTAEVSGKEAKELTDEDVLTVLEREAKKRREAAQAFADGNRPELAEKEKAEAAILAEYLPAQLSPEEIAIIVSAAVDSAGAAGEGMKAMGKVMGIVSPQVKGKADGGAVAAEVKRQLGA; via the coding sequence ATGTCAGCTCTCAAGGACCAGCTCCACACCGACCTCACCACCTCGATGAAGGCGCGGGACGCGCTGCGCACCTCGACCCTTCGCATGGTGCTCACCGCGATCACCACGGCCGAGGTCTCCGGCAAGGAGGCCAAGGAGCTGACCGACGAGGACGTCCTGACGGTGCTCGAGCGCGAGGCCAAGAAGCGTCGCGAGGCGGCCCAGGCGTTCGCGGACGGCAACCGTCCCGAGCTCGCGGAGAAGGAGAAGGCCGAGGCCGCGATCCTCGCCGAGTACCTCCCGGCCCAGCTGTCGCCCGAGGAGATCGCGATCATCGTCTCGGCCGCGGTCGATTCCGCGGGGGCCGCCGGCGAGGGCATGAAGGCCATGGGCAAGGTCATGGGCATCGTCTCGCCCCAGGTCAAGGGCAAGGCCGACGGCGGCGCGGTCGCCGCCGAGGTCAAGCGCCAGCTCGGCGCCTGA
- a CDS encoding transglycosylase domain-containing protein gives MALDDFRNLLRRAAQTEPRTGGRGGRIGVMAGLSAFAGLLIALMMIPATALVAVTFNDVTNDVVEMPLELEDQPNAQTTRLLASNGDLIAYFYKENRQDVPLKDIAPVMQDALISIEDNRFFEHGALDLKGTLRALVNNASEGQTQGGSSITQQLVKLTLVSQATTKEQVKAATEKSTARKIRELKLAIDYEATHTKKEILERYLNLAYFGDGAYGISAASFHYFSRSPDSLNARQAATLAGLVKNPVEFDPNVYPEKALQRRNTVLAVMARLGKITPKQAEKFQAAPLALKITEFPNGCVSSAAEFSCDYARRWLLRQPALGATTQERQTLLERGGLTIKSNFDLRAQKATDDAVESTVKPTDNEAIAALASIEPGTGKVRALSQSRPMGRSKKKGQSFINFVVPRRYGDSGGFPAGSTFKLFTVTAALNKGIDVGQTFNSPASMTIPGGSFKTCEGLNITDPWPVKNSTTSGSKNMYTGTRESVNTYFAQLEKMAGLCNVVKAAESMGITVLDNQQVGPFTLGVTNVSPLDMAAAYATFASGGEYCKPRPVAEILDAKGNTLKRFKPVCSEVMSKDEAAQINDILRGVQERGGFGFQNGTGLRIPSAAKTGTAQDNQSVWYVGYTPELSTASMIAGVKKNGSPRSLAGVKINGAFLNFQSVGGSSLAGPMWAKAMQKIQDYLTPVNFDPPPKRQPVAKKVAKSDDDRGKKPKPRGRDRDRA, from the coding sequence ATGGCTTTGGACGACTTCCGCAACCTGCTACGCCGCGCTGCCCAGACCGAGCCGCGCACGGGCGGGCGCGGTGGTCGCATCGGCGTCATGGCCGGCCTCTCGGCGTTCGCCGGTCTGCTGATCGCCCTCATGATGATCCCGGCGACGGCGCTGGTCGCGGTCACGTTCAACGACGTGACCAATGACGTCGTCGAGATGCCTCTGGAGCTGGAGGACCAGCCCAACGCCCAGACGACCCGCCTCCTGGCCTCCAACGGCGACCTGATCGCGTACTTCTACAAGGAGAATCGGCAGGACGTCCCGCTGAAGGACATCGCGCCGGTCATGCAGGACGCACTGATCTCGATCGAGGACAACCGCTTCTTCGAGCACGGCGCCCTCGACCTCAAGGGCACGCTCCGCGCGCTGGTCAACAACGCGTCCGAGGGCCAGACGCAGGGTGGATCGTCGATCACGCAGCAGCTCGTCAAGCTCACGCTCGTGTCGCAGGCCACGACCAAGGAGCAGGTCAAGGCGGCCACCGAGAAGTCGACCGCGCGCAAGATCCGCGAGCTCAAGCTCGCGATCGACTACGAGGCGACGCACACCAAGAAGGAGATCCTGGAGCGCTACCTCAACCTGGCGTACTTCGGTGACGGCGCCTACGGCATCAGCGCGGCCTCGTTCCACTACTTCTCCCGCAGCCCCGACAGCCTCAACGCCCGGCAGGCCGCGACGCTCGCCGGCCTGGTCAAGAACCCGGTCGAGTTCGATCCCAACGTCTACCCCGAGAAGGCCCTGCAGCGGCGCAACACCGTGCTCGCGGTCATGGCGCGCCTCGGCAAGATCACGCCGAAGCAGGCCGAGAAGTTCCAGGCCGCCCCGCTCGCGCTCAAGATCACCGAGTTCCCCAACGGCTGCGTCAGCTCGGCCGCCGAGTTCTCGTGCGACTACGCCCGCCGCTGGCTGCTGCGCCAGCCCGCGCTCGGCGCCACGACCCAGGAGCGCCAGACACTCCTCGAGCGCGGTGGCCTGACGATCAAGTCCAACTTCGACCTGCGTGCCCAGAAGGCCACCGACGACGCGGTCGAGTCCACCGTGAAGCCCACCGACAACGAGGCCATCGCGGCGCTCGCGTCCATCGAGCCCGGCACCGGCAAGGTCCGCGCCCTCTCGCAGTCGCGTCCGATGGGCCGCAGCAAGAAGAAGGGCCAGTCCTTCATCAACTTCGTCGTCCCTCGCCGCTACGGCGACTCCGGCGGCTTCCCGGCCGGCTCGACGTTCAAGCTCTTCACCGTCACCGCAGCGCTCAACAAGGGCATCGACGTCGGCCAGACGTTCAACTCGCCGGCGAGCATGACCATCCCGGGCGGCTCGTTCAAGACCTGCGAGGGCCTCAACATCACCGATCCGTGGCCGGTCAAGAACTCGACCACGTCGGGCAGCAAGAACATGTACACCGGCACCCGCGAGTCGGTGAACACCTACTTCGCGCAGCTGGAGAAGATGGCCGGCCTCTGCAACGTCGTCAAGGCCGCCGAGTCGATGGGCATCACGGTCCTCGACAACCAGCAGGTCGGGCCGTTCACTCTCGGCGTCACCAACGTGAGCCCGCTCGACATGGCCGCGGCGTACGCGACGTTCGCCTCGGGCGGCGAGTACTGCAAGCCGCGTCCGGTCGCCGAGATCCTCGACGCCAAGGGCAACACGCTCAAGCGGTTCAAGCCGGTCTGCTCAGAGGTCATGTCCAAGGACGAGGCCGCGCAGATCAACGACATCCTGCGCGGGGTGCAGGAGCGCGGAGGCTTCGGCTTCCAGAACGGCACCGGGCTGCGGATCCCGTCAGCCGCCAAGACCGGAACCGCCCAGGACAACCAGTCGGTCTGGTACGTCGGTTACACCCCCGAGCTCTCGACCGCCTCGATGATCGCCGGCGTGAAGAAGAACGGCAGCCCGCGCTCGCTGGCCGGCGTCAAGATCAACGGCGCCTTCCTCAACTTCCAGTCCGTCGGCGGCAGCTCGCTGGCCGGCCCGATGTGGGCCAAGGCCATGCAGAAGATCCAGGACTACCTGACCCCGGTCAACTTCGATCCTCCGCCGAAGCGCCAGCCCGTGGCCAAGAAGGTGGCCAAGAGCGACGACGACCGGGGCAAGAAGCCCAAGCCGCGGGGCCGCGACCGCGACCGCGCCTGA
- a CDS encoding WhiB family transcriptional regulator has product MWNENWAAEAACRGKSDALFVKGAEQNRAKQVCGTCHVRAECLAEALDNRIEWGVWGGMTERERRALLRRRPNVTAWRSILQVAV; this is encoded by the coding sequence ATGTGGAATGAGAACTGGGCGGCTGAAGCCGCCTGTCGGGGCAAGTCCGACGCCTTGTTCGTCAAGGGCGCCGAGCAGAACCGTGCGAAGCAGGTCTGCGGGACGTGCCATGTCCGGGCGGAGTGCCTGGCCGAAGCGCTGGACAACCGCATCGAGTGGGGCGTCTGGGGCGGCATGACCGAGCGGGAGCGCCGTGCGCTGCTGCGTCGTCGCCCGAACGTCACCGCGTGGCGCAGCATCCTCCAGGTCGCGGTCTAG
- a CDS encoding ArsA family ATPase — MTGKAQTTPSARKGRTTPRGGTRTTVAGRLDVDALLDDRTTEIVVCCGSGGVGKTTSAAALALRAAEKGRTVCVLTIDPARRLAQSMGLTELDNTPRPVKDVDDSAGGSLDAMMLDMKRTFDEVVEQHATPDKAQQILSNPFYVALSSSFAGTQEYMAMEKLGQLHATGRWDLIVVDTPPSRSALDFLDAPDRLSSMLDGRFIKLMLAPAKGPARLLSAGFGIVTSALNKVLGAQVLTDMQTFIAAFDTLFGGFRQRAESTYALLQAKGTAFVVVAAPEPAAMREASYFVERLAAEQMPLAGLVVNRVHENGADGITEADAESAGRRLAAGDETDKMTAELLAIHADRMRVDARESRLKKRFSAAHPAVPTVSVAALAGDVHDLDGLRRIGSLLSGDDQQA; from the coding sequence ATGACCGGGAAGGCACAGACGACCCCCTCGGCCCGCAAGGGACGGACGACGCCGCGCGGCGGCACCCGTACGACCGTCGCCGGTCGGCTCGACGTCGACGCGCTGCTCGACGACCGCACGACCGAGATCGTCGTGTGCTGCGGCTCCGGCGGAGTGGGCAAGACCACGTCCGCCGCGGCCCTGGCCCTCCGCGCCGCCGAGAAGGGCCGCACGGTGTGCGTCCTGACGATCGACCCCGCGCGCCGTCTCGCCCAGTCGATGGGGTTGACCGAGCTCGACAACACCCCGCGACCGGTCAAGGACGTCGACGACAGCGCCGGCGGGTCGCTCGACGCGATGATGCTGGACATGAAGCGGACGTTCGACGAGGTCGTCGAGCAGCATGCGACACCCGACAAGGCGCAGCAGATCCTCAGCAACCCGTTCTACGTGGCCCTGTCCAGCTCGTTCGCGGGCACGCAGGAGTACATGGCGATGGAGAAGCTGGGCCAGCTTCACGCGACCGGCCGCTGGGACCTCATCGTCGTGGACACCCCGCCGTCACGGTCCGCACTGGACTTCCTCGACGCGCCCGACCGGCTGTCGTCGATGCTCGACGGCCGGTTCATCAAGCTCATGCTGGCCCCCGCGAAGGGACCGGCGCGGCTGCTGAGCGCCGGCTTCGGCATCGTGACGAGCGCCCTCAACAAGGTGCTGGGCGCGCAGGTGCTGACCGACATGCAGACGTTCATCGCGGCGTTCGACACCCTGTTCGGCGGGTTCCGCCAGCGTGCCGAGAGCACCTACGCGCTGCTGCAGGCCAAGGGCACCGCGTTCGTGGTGGTCGCCGCACCGGAGCCGGCCGCGATGCGCGAGGCGTCGTACTTCGTCGAGCGCCTCGCCGCGGAGCAGATGCCCCTGGCCGGCCTGGTCGTCAACCGCGTCCACGAGAACGGCGCCGACGGCATCACCGAGGCCGACGCGGAGTCCGCGGGGCGCAGGCTCGCAGCGGGCGACGAGACCGACAAGATGACCGCCGAGCTGCTGGCGATCCACGCCGACCGCATGCGGGTCGACGCACGCGAGTCACGCCTCAAGAAGCGCTTCAGCGCGGCGCACCCCGCCGTGCCGACGGTGTCGGTGGCAGCGCTGGCCGGTGACGTGCACGACCTCGACGGCCTGCGCCGGATCGGTTCGCTGCTGAGCGGCGACGACCAGCAGGCGTGA